One genomic window of Mucilaginibacter sp. SJ includes the following:
- a CDS encoding GatB/YqeY domain-containing protein has protein sequence MSLITQIDQDIKLAMLAKQADRLQGLRAIKSALLLAKTEKGAADELTEEAEIKVLQKLVKQRKESADIYKEQNRDDLYQVEIAEMLVIEEYLPQQMSKFEIEGYLEELIGRIGATSVKDMGRVMGMASKELAGKADGKTISEVVKQLLG, from the coding sequence ATGTCATTAATTACACAAATAGACCAGGACATTAAACTGGCCATGCTTGCCAAGCAGGCAGATCGTTTACAGGGATTGCGTGCCATCAAATCGGCATTGCTTTTGGCTAAAACCGAAAAAGGCGCTGCAGATGAACTAACCGAGGAAGCTGAAATTAAAGTATTGCAAAAGCTGGTAAAACAGCGTAAGGAATCGGCCGATATTTATAAGGAGCAAAACCGCGACGACCTTTACCAGGTTGAAATAGCCGAAATGCTGGTTATTGAAGAATACCTTCCGCAGCAAATGAGCAAGTTCGAAATTGAAGGCTACCTTGAAGAGCTCATTGGCCGGATAGGCGCTACATCGGTAAAAGACATGGGCCGCGTAATGGGTATGGCCAGTAAAGAGCTTGCAGGCAAGGCTGATGGTAAAACAATATCAGAGGTGGTTAAACAGTTATTGGGTTAA
- a CDS encoding SDR family oxidoreductase: protein MSKIALITGATAGIGEACAHVFARGGYNLVLTGRRLDRLEKLAKHLNDKYNVEVAVSSFDVRNREDTINSLEALPAEWKRVTVLVNNAGLSQGLDPIQKGNIDDWETMIDTNIKGLLYVSRVVSNWMIENGTGHIINLGSIAGKEVYANGNVYCATKHAVDALNKGMRIDLLPHGIKVTAIHPGAVETEFSEVRFKGDKERAKKVYDGFKPLVAEDVAETIWFIVSRPAHVNINDLVIMPAAQANAGTIFRG, encoded by the coding sequence ATGAGTAAGATTGCCTTAATTACAGGAGCTACCGCCGGCATCGGCGAGGCATGCGCGCACGTTTTTGCCCGTGGGGGATATAATTTGGTATTAACCGGTCGCCGGTTAGACAGGTTGGAGAAACTGGCCAAACACCTGAATGATAAATATAACGTAGAAGTTGCGGTTTCGTCATTTGATGTGCGTAACCGCGAAGATACCATTAACAGCCTGGAAGCTTTGCCGGCCGAATGGAAAAGAGTAACGGTGCTGGTAAACAATGCCGGTTTAAGCCAGGGCCTTGATCCAATTCAAAAAGGAAACATTGACGATTGGGAAACCATGATTGATACCAATATTAAGGGCTTGCTGTATGTAAGTCGCGTAGTATCAAACTGGATGATAGAAAATGGTACGGGGCATATTATAAACCTTGGGTCGATTGCCGGTAAGGAAGTTTATGCCAACGGAAATGTATATTGCGCTACCAAACATGCCGTTGATGCTTTAAATAAAGGTATGCGGATTGACCTTTTACCTCATGGTATTAAGGTAACGGCGATACATCCGGGGGCTGTGGAAACCGAGTTTTCGGAGGTGCGCTTTAAGGGTGATAAGGAAAGGGCTAAAAAAGTGTATGATGGTTTTAAACCATTGGTGGCCGAAGATGTGGCCGAAACCATCTGGTTCATAGTATCACGCCCGGCACATGTTAACATTAACGACCTCGTGATCATGCCTGCAGCACAGGCAAATGCCGGTACAATATTCAGGGGGTAG
- the porT gene encoding type IX secretion/gliding motility protein PorT/SprT: MIINRYLLVVVLIFSSNLLFAQGVPAWGGGADQQDLSFGFSFTYVSTDFKIVNQPNFRDAFLNENGVQVKGPLNSISSKSSPAFGVGFLTRYRITEHLEVRTTPSLIFADRALHYSYVDPSEDVDKKVQTTSVDVPLQLKLKSDRLGDFRAYVVGGLKYTQAIGSKKNADANLDLSEKLVKNVGGFASYEAGVGCDIYFEFFKLSPEIKISNSLGNVLMREYNPYSAPLSRLGLHTIMFSLIFE; this comes from the coding sequence ATGATTATAAACCGTTACCTGCTTGTAGTTGTACTTATTTTTAGCAGCAATTTATTGTTTGCTCAGGGTGTACCTGCATGGGGTGGCGGTGCCGATCAGCAGGATCTGAGCTTTGGTTTCAGTTTTACTTATGTAAGCACTGATTTTAAAATTGTTAACCAGCCCAATTTTCGCGACGCGTTTTTAAATGAGAATGGTGTGCAGGTTAAGGGACCGCTTAACAGCATCAGCTCAAAAAGTTCACCGGCTTTCGGAGTAGGTTTTTTAACCCGGTACAGGATCACCGAGCATTTGGAGGTACGCACCACACCATCATTAATTTTTGCCGACAGGGCTTTGCATTATTCTTATGTAGATCCGTCAGAAGATGTGGATAAAAAAGTACAAACCACTTCGGTAGACGTTCCCTTGCAATTGAAGTTAAAATCAGACAGGCTGGGCGATTTCAGGGCTTATGTTGTAGGCGGCCTGAAATATACCCAGGCCATAGGCTCTAAGAAAAACGCGGATGCCAATCTCGACCTTTCAGAGAAGCTGGTTAAAAATGTAGGTGGCTTTGCCTCGTATGAGGCGGGCGTTGGTTGTGATATCTATTTTGAATTTTTTAAGCTTTCGCCCGAGATTAAGATCTCCAATTCATTAGGCAACGTACTGATGCGCGAGTATAACCCCTATTCGGCGCCCCTCAGCAGGTTGGGCTTACATACCATTATGTTTAGTTTGATTTTTGAGTAG
- the ubiE gene encoding bifunctional demethylmenaquinone methyltransferase/2-methoxy-6-polyprenyl-1,4-benzoquinol methylase UbiE — MSKTITPYHDEQATKKEQVADMFNNISKTYDFLNHFMSLGIDIIWRKKAINELKKDKPKLILDVATGTGDFAFEALSILKPEKIIGVDISRGMLDIAEQKIAKRGLSDKFAVKLGDSEKLPFEGAEFDAVTVAYGVRNFENLEKGLADIIRVLKPGGKVVVLEFSKPKVFPVKQLYNFYFSYITPGIGKLFSKDARAYSYLPESVAAFPDGQAFVGLMDKVGFKNTKCRPLTFGICSIYTGIK, encoded by the coding sequence ATGAGCAAAACCATAACACCATACCATGACGAGCAGGCTACCAAAAAAGAACAGGTGGCAGATATGTTCAACAATATATCAAAAACGTATGATTTCCTTAACCATTTCATGTCGCTTGGTATTGATATCATCTGGCGTAAAAAAGCCATCAACGAATTAAAAAAGGATAAACCCAAACTGATACTTGATGTTGCTACCGGTACCGGCGATTTTGCTTTTGAGGCTTTATCTATCCTGAAACCTGAAAAAATTATTGGTGTAGATATTTCCAGGGGCATGCTTGACATCGCGGAGCAAAAAATAGCAAAACGGGGTTTGAGCGATAAATTTGCTGTAAAGCTGGGCGATTCGGAGAAACTGCCGTTTGAGGGCGCGGAGTTTGATGCTGTTACGGTTGCCTACGGCGTACGTAATTTTGAAAACCTGGAAAAAGGCCTTGCTGATATAATCCGGGTACTAAAGCCTGGGGGGAAGGTGGTGGTGCTTGAATTTTCGAAGCCTAAAGTATTCCCGGTAAAGCAGTTGTATAATTTTTACTTCAGCTATATTACCCCGGGGATTGGTAAACTGTTTAGTAAAGATGCAAGGGCATACAGCTATTTGCCTGAGTCGGTAGCTGCTTTTCCGGATGGGCAGGCTTTTGTGGGTTTGATGGATAAAGTGGGCTTTAAGAATACCAAATGCCGGCCTTTAACGTTTGGTATCTGTTCAATATACACCGGTATTAAATGA
- a CDS encoding Gfo/Idh/MocA family protein yields MKDEQESSRRSFIKKLTTATAAVAAGSGLLASQSQAKTFSIQKRLIGNSPNDQVNIALIGAGGMGTQDTITALQVPGVKLVAVCDLYDGRLKDAKTRWGADIFTTRVYKEILNRKDIDAVIIATPDHWHQQISVDAMHAGKHVYCEKPMVHAITEGPAVIKAQKETGMIFQVGSQGVSSLGNEKAHELLKSGAIGELNYAEGFWARRAPLEVWQYPIPEDASPQTVDWETYISNTKKRPFDEKRFFRWRNYTDYGTGMAGDLFVHLFSSLHFIADSVGPNKIYASGGLRFWNDGREVPDVLLGTFDYGKTQAHPAFNLSLRCNFVDGTSGTTYLKLVGSEGSMDITWDKVTLKRNKVMDSDDPFYLDKLKKAGSGYAERKKMLPPEEITYDAEKGYKGGPYDHMVNFFTAIRNKDKVTEDAIFGYRAAAPALLCNDSYYNNSPMFWDPEKMQVVKK; encoded by the coding sequence ATGAAAGACGAACAAGAATCCTCGCGCCGCAGTTTTATTAAAAAACTAACCACTGCAACCGCGGCCGTAGCTGCCGGATCGGGCCTTTTAGCCAGCCAAAGCCAGGCCAAAACTTTTTCCATCCAGAAACGCCTCATCGGCAACAGTCCTAACGACCAGGTAAACATCGCCCTCATTGGGGCCGGTGGTATGGGTACTCAGGATACCATCACCGCCCTGCAGGTGCCCGGTGTTAAACTGGTAGCTGTATGCGATTTGTATGACGGTCGCTTAAAAGATGCCAAAACCCGCTGGGGAGCCGACATTTTTACTACCCGGGTTTACAAAGAGATCCTGAACCGTAAAGACATTGACGCGGTAATCATTGCCACGCCTGATCACTGGCACCAGCAAATTTCTGTTGATGCCATGCACGCCGGTAAACATGTGTATTGCGAAAAACCAATGGTGCACGCCATTACCGAAGGTCCGGCGGTGATCAAAGCGCAAAAAGAAACAGGAATGATATTCCAGGTAGGCAGCCAGGGGGTATCATCATTAGGCAATGAAAAAGCACACGAGTTATTAAAAAGCGGCGCTATTGGCGAATTAAACTATGCCGAAGGTTTCTGGGCCCGCCGCGCGCCGCTTGAGGTTTGGCAATACCCCATCCCTGAAGATGCCTCGCCTCAAACTGTCGACTGGGAAACTTATATCAGCAATACCAAAAAGCGTCCGTTTGATGAAAAACGCTTTTTCCGCTGGAGAAATTATACCGACTATGGCACCGGCATGGCAGGCGACCTTTTTGTTCACCTTTTTTCAAGCCTGCATTTTATAGCCGATTCAGTTGGCCCTAACAAAATCTATGCATCCGGCGGCTTACGTTTCTGGAATGATGGCCGCGAAGTACCTGATGTACTTTTAGGCACTTTTGATTATGGTAAAACACAGGCACACCCGGCCTTTAATCTTTCCTTACGTTGCAACTTTGTGGATGGCACCAGCGGTACCACTTATCTTAAACTGGTAGGCAGCGAAGGCTCAATGGATATAACATGGGATAAAGTGACGCTTAAACGCAATAAAGTGATGGACTCTGATGATCCATTCTATCTTGATAAACTCAAAAAAGCAGGCAGCGGTTATGCCGAACGCAAAAAGATGCTACCTCCCGAAGAGATCACGTATGATGCCGAAAAAGGATACAAAGGTGGCCCATATGATCATATGGTGAACTTTTTTACTGCTATCCGCAATAAAGACAAGGTAACCGAAGATGCGATATTTGGCTATCGCGCGGCGGCCCCTGCCCTGCTGTGTAATGACAGCTATTACAATAACAGCCCCATGTTCTGGGATCCGGAAAAAATGCAGGTTGTCAAAAAATAA
- a CDS encoding 3-keto-disaccharide hydrolase yields MKQQFKKLGLALAAAGLVCVQTSGIPVHNAKLPKQATPAKGTWINLFDGKTLKGWHGFNKKGPVKNWTIIDGALVCLGAAQGDTGGDIVTDKAYTNFELSWEWKIEKGSNSGVIYHVVEDPKYHGPYETGPEYQIIDDAGWPEKLEDWQKTGCDYAMYLPNASKKVAPVGTWNTSKIIFNNGHVEHWLNGKKILAFEAWTSDWKRKKAEGKWKDYPDYGNAKTGLIALQDHGHKAYFRSIKIKEL; encoded by the coding sequence ATGAAACAACAGTTTAAAAAATTGGGTTTGGCACTGGCTGCTGCAGGCTTAGTTTGCGTACAAACGTCAGGGATTCCGGTTCATAACGCTAAACTTCCTAAACAGGCTACTCCTGCAAAAGGTACCTGGATAAATTTATTTGATGGCAAAACACTAAAAGGCTGGCATGGCTTTAATAAAAAAGGTCCGGTAAAAAACTGGACTATTATTGATGGTGCCCTGGTTTGCCTTGGTGCAGCGCAGGGCGATACCGGCGGTGATATAGTAACCGATAAAGCTTACACCAATTTTGAGCTTTCATGGGAATGGAAGATAGAAAAAGGCAGTAACAGCGGTGTAATATACCATGTGGTTGAAGATCCAAAATATCATGGCCCCTATGAAACCGGTCCCGAATATCAAATCATTGACGATGCAGGCTGGCCTGAAAAACTGGAAGACTGGCAAAAAACAGGCTGTGATTATGCCATGTACCTGCCAAACGCCTCAAAAAAGGTAGCCCCGGTTGGCACCTGGAACACCAGTAAAATTATTTTCAACAACGGCCATGTTGAGCACTGGCTCAACGGCAAAAAGATTTTAGCTTTTGAAGCCTGGACCAGCGACTGGAAAAGGAAAAAAGCCGAAGGTAAATGGAAAGATTATCCCGACTATGGCAACGCCAAAACCGGCTTAATCGCTCTGCAGGACCATGGGCATAAAGCTTATTTCAGGAGCATTAAAATAAAGGAATTATAA
- a CDS encoding VOC family protein, with translation MNDYKIPAQTHIGHVHLKVSDLQKSLDFYCGLLGFEKMVMYGDQAAFISAGGYHHHIGLNTWHSKGASPAPEYASGLYHTAILYPERKDLAIILKRLIDARYNITGASDHGVSEAIYLNDPDQNGVELYWDRPKEQWPVDQEGNLTMFTRRLDIENLLQLAN, from the coding sequence ATGAACGATTATAAAATACCCGCCCAAACCCACATTGGTCACGTACACTTAAAAGTAAGCGACCTGCAAAAATCTCTTGATTTTTACTGTGGTTTGTTAGGCTTTGAAAAAATGGTGATGTACGGCGATCAGGCTGCATTTATATCTGCAGGTGGTTATCACCATCATATTGGCTTAAATACCTGGCATAGCAAAGGCGCTTCACCGGCCCCGGAATACGCATCAGGCTTATACCATACTGCCATCTTATATCCCGAAAGAAAAGACCTGGCCATTATACTTAAAAGGCTGATTGATGCCCGTTACAATATTACAGGAGCATCTGATCATGGTGTATCTGAAGCCATCTATCTTAACGATCCCGATCAAAACGGGGTTGAGCTCTACTGGGATCGCCCCAAAGAACAATGGCCTGTAGATCAGGAAGGGAATTTGACCATGTTTACCCGCAGGTTGGATATAGAAAATTTACTGCAACTGGCTAATTAA
- the yihA gene encoding ribosome biogenesis GTP-binding protein YihA/YsxC — translation MIVKSAEFICSNSQVSKLPPPVKAEYAFIGRSNVGKSSLINTLTGKKGLAKTSQTPGKTQLINHFLINESWYIVDLPGYGYARASKTEKAKWDKFIHTYLDKRESLQCVMVLIDSRLEPQKIDLEFCNWLGEKGLSFVLVFTKADKQSSIKTDQNIAKFKKALLATFDEMPQFFVTSSETQQGREEILEFIDVVNQNFEVPVFFGSPLERGREG, via the coding sequence ATGATCGTAAAATCGGCCGAATTTATTTGCAGCAACAGCCAGGTAAGCAAGTTACCTCCACCCGTTAAAGCGGAGTACGCTTTCATCGGGCGCTCAAATGTGGGCAAATCATCCCTTATTAATACCTTAACTGGTAAAAAGGGCCTCGCTAAAACGTCGCAAACTCCCGGCAAAACGCAGCTGATCAATCATTTCCTGATCAACGAGAGCTGGTACATTGTTGATTTACCCGGTTATGGCTATGCCCGCGCATCAAAAACGGAAAAAGCCAAATGGGATAAGTTCATCCATACTTACCTGGACAAGCGCGAAAGCCTTCAATGCGTAATGGTGCTGATCGACAGTCGCCTCGAGCCACAAAAGATCGACCTTGAATTTTGCAACTGGCTTGGCGAAAAAGGTCTTTCATTTGTGCTGGTATTCACCAAAGCAGATAAACAATCGAGCATTAAAACAGATCAAAATATAGCTAAATTCAAAAAAGCCCTGCTGGCTACATTTGATGAAATGCCACAGTTTTTTGTCACATCATCAGAAACACAGCAAGGCCGCGAAGAGATCCTTGAGTTTATTGATGTAGTAAATCAAAATTTTGAAGTACCGGTTTTCTTTGGCTCCCCTCTTGAGAGGGGGCGCGAAGGATAG